One genomic region from Granulicatella adiacens ATCC 49175 encodes:
- a CDS encoding ABC-F family ATP-binding cassette domain-containing protein: MILLQGQGLARTFADEVLFENITIHIQENSRIAIVGRNGTGKSTLLKMLAGIEEPSLGSVSKKKDLSIGYLDQYAAIDSTKTVWEEMIHLYEDVEILKKQAQKAAEQLGNPDLLSDPAAYELALKRYDQLQEELNQKNAYGYESEIRTVLHGFRFYPEDYDQPIQSLSGGQRTRLALARILLEKHDLLILDEPTNHLDIETLTWLEEYLRSSNCALVIVSHDQYFLDRVCNEVYEISHKACEYYKGNYSHYLEEREQRYLLKQKAYEKQQQEIHDLEEFIAKNLVRASTTKRAQSRRKKLEKMERLEKPKGDQRSARFEFTVERESGNQVLQVNDAYIGYDHEALSGPISFQIRKREAIAIVGPNGIGKSTLLKSITGELPLIKGSIDLGAGVQVGYYDQNLAGLSTNQTVLEELWSRHSTMPEKDVRSILGSFLFSGSDVEKTTAQLSGGEKARLALCKLSLEHDNFLLLDEPTNHLDIDSKEVLEDALIDYDGTICFVSHDRFFINKVATAILEIEETGSTLYLGDYDYYLEKKQEKEELAALQEAKSVEATSAQPMTEAKASYHASKEEQRQIRTLTRRIEQLETEMHDIEEALEQVHEAMTLEENYSDPDKSAALSTEEGSLLERQETLLAKWEEASIALEEFNQ; this comes from the coding sequence AGATGAAGTCCTATTTGAAAATATTACGATTCATATTCAAGAAAATTCGCGGATTGCCATCGTTGGACGTAATGGTACCGGAAAATCAACGCTGTTAAAAATGTTGGCTGGTATCGAAGAACCTTCTCTTGGCTCTGTCTCAAAGAAAAAAGACCTATCCATCGGTTACTTAGACCAATATGCGGCCATCGATTCAACGAAAACCGTTTGGGAAGAAATGATTCATCTCTACGAAGACGTAGAAATTTTGAAGAAACAAGCACAGAAAGCGGCTGAACAACTCGGGAATCCCGACCTTCTTAGTGACCCTGCAGCCTACGAACTCGCCTTAAAACGCTATGACCAACTGCAAGAAGAATTGAACCAAAAGAACGCATATGGATACGAATCTGAAATCCGTACAGTGCTTCATGGATTCCGTTTCTATCCAGAAGACTATGACCAACCGATTCAATCGCTCTCTGGTGGTCAACGTACTCGTTTAGCCTTAGCGCGTATTTTATTAGAGAAACACGACTTACTGATTTTAGACGAACCGACAAACCACCTGGATATTGAAACCTTAACATGGCTAGAGGAGTATTTACGCTCTTCAAATTGCGCTCTTGTGATTGTATCCCACGACCAATATTTCTTAGACCGCGTGTGTAATGAGGTTTATGAAATCAGCCATAAAGCCTGTGAATATTATAAGGGAAACTACTCACACTATTTAGAGGAACGTGAACAACGCTATTTGCTCAAGCAAAAAGCTTACGAGAAGCAGCAACAAGAAATCCATGACTTAGAAGAATTCATCGCAAAAAACTTAGTGCGCGCCTCAACTACAAAACGCGCGCAATCCCGTCGTAAAAAATTAGAGAAAATGGAACGATTGGAGAAACCAAAAGGCGATCAACGCTCTGCTCGATTTGAATTTACCGTAGAACGCGAATCCGGAAACCAAGTATTACAAGTAAACGATGCTTATATTGGTTACGACCACGAAGCCTTGAGCGGTCCGATTTCCTTCCAAATTCGCAAGCGTGAAGCTATTGCCATTGTGGGGCCTAACGGAATTGGGAAATCAACCCTCTTGAAGTCGATTACGGGTGAACTTCCTTTAATCAAAGGCTCAATTGACTTAGGAGCTGGCGTTCAAGTTGGCTACTATGACCAAAACTTGGCTGGCCTTTCTACCAACCAAACAGTTCTAGAAGAGCTTTGGTCTCGTCACTCAACGATGCCCGAAAAAGATGTGCGTTCGATTCTCGGAAGCTTCCTATTCTCCGGAAGTGACGTTGAAAAAACAACCGCTCAACTCAGCGGGGGTGAAAAAGCCCGACTAGCCCTTTGCAAATTGTCACTGGAGCATGATAATTTCCTACTGCTCGACGAACCAACCAACCACTTGGATATCGACAGTAAAGAAGTATTAGAGGATGCCCTCATCGACTACGATGGTACGATTTGTTTCGTATCCCATGACCGTTTCTTTATCAACAAGGTCGCAACGGCCATTCTTGAAATCGAAGAAACAGGAAGCACACTCTACCTTGGCGACTACGACTACTATCTTGAGAAGAAACAAGAAAAAGAAGAACTCGCCGCACTGCAAGAAGCCAAGAGTGTTGAAGCAACAAGCGCTCAGCCGATGACAGAAGCCAAAGCTAGCTACCATGCCTCTAAAGAAGAGCAACGTCAAATCCGCACGCTCACTCGACGTATCGAGCAACTCGAAACAGAGATGCACGATATCGAAGAGGCGCTAGAACAAGTGCACGAGGCAATGACGCTGGAAGAAAACTATTCTGATCCAGATAAATCCGCTGCCCTCTCAACCGAAGAAGGTTCCCTTCTTGAACGTCAAGAAACGCTTCTCGCCAAATGGGAAGAAGCTTCTATAGCTTTAGAAGAATTTAATCAATAA
- a CDS encoding ABC transporter ATP-binding protein encodes MIVNQLKPYLKPYLKETILAPLFKLFEAILELLVPLIMAVIIDKGIGNQDTSLILGQGAILIVLGILGVVVSITAQYYAAKAATGFTADVRQALFSKIQYFSFSQLDELGNDTLLTRLTSDMNLVQNGLNIALRLLLRSPFIVGGAIVMAFVVNVEMAWTFAITVPILAVVVFGIIYWTIPMYRRVQGQLDRIMRLVHENLLGVRVIRAFNREKKEIQSFREDTEVLNQAQQKVSALSGAMNPITFVIVNVALIVILYSGAIKVDTGTLSKGDVIALTNYMSQILVELVKLANLIVLMTKSVASAERIDNILSMEPDMVEGTKDVHPDNEVAVAFKDVTLTYQGDQNAALNHISFTALKGETIGVIGGTGSGKSSLVNMIPRFYDATEGSVEVFGENVRDYRFASIRGAVGMVLQKAQLFRGTIADNVRFGYASASSEVVEQALGVAQASEFVETKEGGLDYGIEQNGRNLSGGQKQRMTIARAIAKQAPILILDDSASALDFATDAKLREAIKNQTPRPTTFIVSQRAASVQYADLILVLDEGNLVGKGTHEELLANNEIYQEIYYSQFPKEDEA; translated from the coding sequence ATGATTGTGAATCAATTAAAACCTTATTTAAAGCCATATTTGAAAGAAACAATATTGGCACCTTTATTCAAATTATTCGAAGCAATTTTGGAGTTATTAGTACCGCTTATAATGGCAGTCATCATTGACAAAGGGATTGGAAACCAAGATACCTCCTTAATCCTTGGTCAAGGGGCTATTTTAATCGTCCTAGGGATTTTAGGGGTCGTCGTGTCCATTACGGCCCAATATTATGCTGCTAAAGCGGCAACTGGATTTACAGCGGACGTGAGACAGGCGCTCTTTTCAAAAATTCAATACTTCAGTTTCTCGCAACTGGATGAGCTGGGGAATGACACTTTACTGACACGTTTGACGAGTGATATGAATCTCGTGCAAAACGGGTTAAACATCGCGCTTCGTCTGTTGCTTCGTTCGCCGTTTATCGTTGGCGGAGCGATTGTGATGGCATTTGTCGTGAATGTGGAAATGGCGTGGACGTTTGCCATTACGGTGCCGATTTTAGCAGTCGTTGTATTCGGGATTATTTATTGGACGATTCCAATGTATCGCCGTGTTCAAGGGCAACTAGATCGGATTATGCGTCTGGTTCATGAGAATTTACTGGGTGTTCGTGTGATTCGCGCATTTAACCGTGAAAAAAAAGAAATTCAGTCGTTTAGAGAAGATACCGAAGTGTTGAATCAGGCGCAACAAAAGGTGAGTGCTCTATCAGGAGCTATGAACCCTATTACGTTTGTGATTGTGAATGTAGCGCTCATCGTCATTTTATATAGTGGGGCGATAAAAGTGGATACAGGAACGTTGTCAAAAGGGGACGTCATCGCCTTAACAAACTATATGTCACAAATTCTAGTGGAACTTGTAAAATTAGCCAATCTTATCGTGTTAATGACGAAATCCGTTGCGAGTGCTGAGCGTATCGACAATATTCTATCGATGGAACCGGATATGGTCGAAGGAACCAAAGACGTTCATCCAGATAATGAGGTGGCTGTGGCGTTTAAAGACGTGACGCTGACATATCAAGGGGACCAAAATGCAGCGCTCAACCATATCTCCTTTACCGCGTTAAAAGGAGAAACCATCGGCGTTATCGGTGGGACTGGTAGTGGAAAATCGTCTCTTGTGAATATGATTCCTCGTTTCTATGATGCGACCGAGGGAAGTGTAGAGGTGTTCGGGGAAAACGTTCGTGACTACCGATTTGCATCGATTCGTGGCGCAGTCGGAATGGTCTTGCAAAAGGCGCAACTCTTCCGTGGAACGATTGCCGACAATGTCCGTTTTGGATATGCATCTGCTTCAAGTGAAGTCGTAGAACAGGCACTCGGTGTCGCTCAAGCCAGCGAATTTGTTGAAACGAAAGAAGGCGGACTGGATTATGGCATTGAACAAAATGGACGCAACTTATCAGGTGGGCAAAAGCAACGGATGACGATTGCCCGTGCGATTGCGAAACAAGCACCAATTTTAATTTTAGATGATAGTGCTTCGGCATTAGACTTTGCGACCGATGCAAAATTACGTGAGGCCATCAAGAACCAAACGCCACGTCCAACAACCTTTATCGTGTCGCAACGGGCGGCTTCTGTGCAGTACGCAGACTTAATTCTTGTGCTTGATGAAGGGAATCTGGTCGGCAAGGGCACGCATGAAGAGCTATTAGCCAATAACGAAATTTATCAAGAAATTTACTATTCACAATTTCCAAAGGAGGATGAAGCGTGA
- a CDS encoding ABC transporter ATP-binding protein has protein sequence MRQKTQWETVRKVLRYIRRYRIYFVASILLASVNVFGTLMIPKLVGEAVDQMLDTGQVFYEGLFAILWQIALFTAVAAIAQWFMNLSNNKMTYSVVRDLRRDALEKIETLPLSYLDIHPAGEIESRIIADADQFADGLLMGFTQLFTGVMTILGTLVFMLSVNVTLTLVVVVITPVSFVMASFVAKKSYHFFKQQSEIRGDQTAYMNEMIEGTRVVTAFQQQEKVIEDFSVINKELTDVSLKAIFFSSITNPATRFVNSIVYTSVGVFGAFFVISGGVTVGQLSAFLSYANQYTKPFNEISGVITELQNAIACANRVFELLEQPSERPEREGAVSPETFDGVVEFSHVDFSYVKGQPLIEDFSLDVKPGQRVAIVGPTGSGKTTLINLLMRFYEINSGKLAIDGHSIEDISRHSLRNGFGMVLQETWLQTGTVRENITMGNPTISEEEMIRIAKLCHIHGFVSRLPQGYDTVISDDGGDFSQGQKQLLCIARVMMGQPNMLILDEATSSIDTRTELKIQEAFQHLMEGRTSFIVAHRLSTIRTADVILVLKDGHVIEKGNHASLMEQRGFYYNLYQSQWQH, from the coding sequence GTGAGACAGAAAACTCAATGGGAAACCGTCCGTAAAGTCCTCCGCTACATCCGTCGCTACCGAATTTACTTTGTAGCGTCCATTCTTTTGGCAAGTGTGAATGTATTTGGGACGTTAATGATTCCAAAATTAGTCGGGGAAGCCGTGGACCAAATGCTGGACACCGGGCAAGTCTTCTATGAAGGACTATTTGCCATCCTATGGCAGATTGCACTTTTTACGGCAGTGGCAGCTATTGCGCAGTGGTTTATGAACCTTAGCAATAACAAGATGACTTACTCGGTTGTGCGTGACCTTCGTAGAGACGCGCTTGAAAAAATCGAGACATTACCGCTCAGTTATTTAGATATTCATCCAGCTGGAGAAATCGAGAGCCGTATCATCGCGGATGCGGATCAATTTGCGGATGGACTGTTGATGGGATTCACGCAGTTGTTTACAGGTGTGATGACGATACTAGGAACCTTAGTGTTTATGCTGAGCGTGAATGTGACACTAACGCTCGTGGTAGTGGTGATAACGCCAGTATCCTTTGTAATGGCTAGCTTTGTCGCGAAAAAATCCTATCATTTCTTTAAACAACAATCTGAAATTCGTGGAGACCAAACCGCCTATATGAATGAGATGATTGAGGGGACACGAGTGGTGACGGCCTTCCAGCAACAAGAAAAAGTCATCGAGGACTTCTCGGTGATTAATAAGGAGTTAACGGATGTATCGCTTAAAGCTATCTTCTTCTCGAGCATTACCAATCCGGCAACGCGCTTTGTTAATAGCATCGTCTATACCAGTGTGGGCGTGTTCGGAGCGTTCTTCGTGATTAGCGGTGGCGTGACGGTCGGTCAATTATCAGCCTTCCTCAGTTACGCCAACCAATATACGAAACCATTCAATGAAATCTCAGGGGTTATTACCGAACTTCAAAATGCGATTGCTTGTGCCAACCGCGTATTTGAACTATTGGAACAACCGTCCGAACGTCCAGAACGAGAAGGTGCGGTCTCTCCTGAAACCTTTGATGGAGTGGTGGAATTTAGCCATGTGGACTTCTCTTATGTGAAAGGCCAACCGCTGATTGAAGACTTCTCGCTGGATGTCAAACCAGGGCAACGCGTGGCGATTGTCGGTCCAACCGGAAGCGGAAAGACGACATTAATTAACTTATTGATGCGTTTCTATGAGATTAATAGTGGAAAATTAGCTATCGATGGCCATTCGATTGAAGACATCTCCCGTCATTCATTGCGAAATGGATTTGGAATGGTGCTTCAAGAAACATGGCTTCAAACAGGTACGGTGCGTGAAAATATCACGATGGGAAATCCGACGATTAGCGAAGAAGAGATGATTCGCATCGCTAAACTCTGCCATATTCATGGATTCGTGAGCCGTCTGCCGCAAGGGTATGATACGGTGATTTCAGATGACGGTGGGGATTTCTCACAAGGACAAAAACAATTGCTCTGCATCGCGCGTGTCATGATGGGACAACCGAATATGCTGATTCTCGATGAAGCAACGTCTTCCATCGATACGCGTACCGAATTGAAGATTCAAGAAGCTTTCCAACATTTGATGGAAGGGCGCACGAGCTTTATTGTGGCGCACCGCTTGTCGACGATTCGTACAGCCGATGTGATTCTTGTCTTAAAAGACGGACATGTCATTGAAAAAGGAAATCATGCCAGCTTGATGGAGCAACGTGGGTTTTACTACAATCTCTATCAAAGTCAGTGGCAACATTAA